Proteins encoded in a region of the Nicotiana tomentosiformis chromosome 9, ASM39032v3, whole genome shotgun sequence genome:
- the LOC108945163 gene encoding uncharacterized protein, with translation MNTVAPNLLSIMIYASNAHKVWEDLRERFDKLTQNLLTVSEYLSNLRELWDEYEALAPPPSYGCHESKQHAEYYQLQKLYQFLNGINDSFDNAKDQILMIRPLPNVNQAYSMVVNVESQRKNNTGLSVGIGDSAALMSKANSGNGNSSLKPRNNLGRSTLQCDYCHLKGHTKDTCYKLHGYPANFKAKRRGYSGPHMNNASTAPWFQTPDSSQPIPQFSSPAPVFTQEQYNQILQMLSKGKQVESMANAATMNNTGPLEWEGNGDW, from the exons ATGAACACAGTTGCTCCTAATTTACTAAGTATTATGATCTATGCCTCTAATGCACACAAGGTCTGGGAAGATCTTCGTGAGAGATTTGATAAA CTGACTCAAAACCTGCTAACTGTATCTGAATATTTATCAAATCTTAGGGAGTTATGGGATGAATATGAAGCCTTAGCTCCTCCTCCCTCATATGGATGCCATGAATCCAAGCAGCATGCAGAATACTATCAACTACAGAAATTGTATCAATTTTTGAATGGTATAAATGACTCCTTTGATAATGCTAAAGATCAGATTCTTATGATTCGACCACTTCCAAATGTCAATCAAGCCTATTCTATGGTAGTTAATGTTGAAAGTCAAAGGAAAAACAATACGGGTCTGAGTGTTGGCATTGGTGATTCTGCAGCACTGATGAGTAAGGCTAACTCTGGGAATGGAAATAGTAGTCTCAAACCTAGAAACAACCTTGGGAGGTCTACACTACAATGTGACTACTGTCACCTGAAAGGTCATACCAAAGACACTTGCTATAAGCTTCATGGATATCCTGCTAATTTCAAGGCCAAGAGAAGAGGTTATTCAGGTCCTCATATGAACAATGCATCCACTGCCCCATGGTTTCAAACTCCTGATTCTTCTCAACCTATTCCTCAATTCTCCTCCCCTGCTCCAGTTTTTACTCAAGAACAATATAATCAGATCCTACAAATGCTGAGCAAAGGAAAGCAGGTAGAATCTATGGCAAATGCAGCAACTATGAACAACACAG GACCTCTTGAGTGGGAAGGTAATGGGGATTGGTAA